AGATCGGACCTGTGACTTATTTGACCGCCCGTACCCCGCTCCAGGCCCCCGGGCCGGCAAGGTTGGGCGATCGGCGGTAGACATCCCGCAGGAGCTGGTAGCTAACTGCCTGGGAAATCGGCACGGTCTCCTCCCCTAACTTCGCAAAGATGAGGGCGTCGCGCAGCATTTTCCAGCGACTTTCGTCGTACTCGGCTATGCGGCCGGCCGCTGGCACGATCAGGGCTCGCTGCTGCTGGAGTTCAAGCCTTACGCGGTCGGCGCTAAGCCCTGCCGGATCAAAGCCGACTAGAGCGGGTACGCTACGTGAATAGTCGTCGTAAACGAGCTGCCAGCCCTTGATCAGGCCCTCAAGGACCTGCCCCATGGTAGATGGGCGATCCTGAAGCAAAGCTGAACTGGCAAAATAGACCAATCCGGGCGCGTGAATTCCATAATCCTGAGGTTTGATGACCTTCAGGCGCGCAAAATCAGGATCAGACGGCGTAAACTCGTGACCGACCTCGGCAATGACGGCATCCACGGCGCCGGAGCGCAATGCGTCGAATCCGTTTTGGTAAGGTACTTTCACGATCTGACTGCGC
This genomic stretch from Bradyrhizobium daqingense harbors:
- a CDS encoding ABC transporter substrate-binding protein translates to MLLDGLFGARFAGEMIAGKEGFFPPNVVLRARPDDPDFVATVAREHAIGVTTGQKFLLGAWRGIPVTAFAASRLDTSSAIFTWESSGLRSPADLVGKRIGYRRGSEGEVLFDVLMVQLGLPRSQIVKVPYQNGFDALRSGAVDAVIAEVGHEFTPSDPDFARLKVIKPQDYGIHAPGLVYFASSALLQDRPSTMGQVLEGLIKGWQLVYDDYSRSVPALVGFDPAGLSADRVRLELQQQRALIVPAAGRIAEYDESRWKMLRDALIFAKLGEETVPISQAVSYQLLRDVYRRSPNLAGPGAWSGVRAVK